In Methanobrevibacter sp. V74, the genomic window ATTTAAAAACACTAAATATTCCAAAAAAAACATCCAATAAAATAATGTCCTTTAAAATTAAATGACAGATTAAAGTGTTAAATATTAAAGTCCTATAAGTTCTTTAATCTTCTAATGAGTGTCCACCAAATCTCAAAAATTAATTTTTGACAAATACATAATGCTTCAATTGTAAAATAAAGAAAATTTTACCTAAATGAATTTACTTTTGGAGAACACCCTAATAAAAATGAAAAAAAATGAAGTGATGGTTTTTTTAGTATGCATGAGTTTATTTTTTAACTTTTATGACATTAGTGTTTTTAACCCCACCGTAAAATGTTTTGATTTTATACTTACCCACTTTCAAACTACCCAATTTAATTTTCGCAACACCAAAATTATTTGTCCTAACCACATATTTCCTACCTTTAAACTTAAAAACAACCCTCTTATATTTAAGCTTCACACCCTTCTTATCCAACAATTTCGCAGAATAAATTAAAGTTTTACCTTTCCTCACAACCTTATTCTTAGTTATTAACGTTGGCTTAACTATTATTTTATTTTTAACCCTAACACCTTTATAAATAGCAGTTATCATATACTTACCCACTTTTAATTCAAGCCTTAAATTAACATAACCATTACCATCACTTTTCACTTTAACACTTCTTTTGTTTATTTTAATAGTGACAATTGCATTTTTAACCGGAACATTATTATTCAATATACGCAGTTTATAATTCTTATACCCACCATAATACTGAATAACATCCTTATTTCCAAAAATCCTATAATTATCCAACTTAACATTAAAATTACCAGCAGCCATTGCCATTGCATTAGAATCAGACCCCTGATAAGTAGCAGTGAAATTATAAAAACCATTTTTAAACTCACCAAGATTCCTAAAACCCACACCATTTACAACAACAACCTTATAAATAATACCATTAATCTCAAGAACAACATCACCAGTTATTTTACGATTATACCCATCAACTAAATTCACATGAACCATCAAATCATCATCCTCATTAATACTGGCAATACTCACTTTCAATACACTTTCAATCTGATTCAAAATAAGAATTTTAGATATTGTTTCTGATTCATAATTATCATCACCACAATAAGTAACAATTAAATTATAAGAACCTTTACCTAACGGACTGATCAACCATGAACTAACACCACCACTCACTGTTTTATTTCTTGGCGAATACTGACCCTGAATATGAAAAGTAACATTACCTTTAGCATCAACATTTAAAAAAGCATCAATACGAATATTTTTATTCAACACCAAAGAACTAGTATTAACCATCAATGAAGGCTTTGCTTTTTTAACATTAACCTTAACAGCATTTGTTGAACCCTGATAAATTTCATCACCATTATACTTTGCACTTAAAAGATATTCACCAGCAGGAATATTCCTAAACACAGCACTTACCTGATTACCAGTTAAATTCAATATTTTAACCTGATTATTTAAAGTAAACACCACAGTACCACTCGCACCAGACGTAACAGTTGCTCTCACCACAATATCCTCACCATAACTAATAAACTCAGATGCAGATACCACAATCTGAGACAAATGAGATTTAATACTAAACTTAGTACTCACAGTCTGATTCGTATACTTACAATCCCCACCATAACATATTACCAAATCATGCTCACCTAAACTCAAATCAGAAATTGAAACATTCACCCTACCATTCACCAATGCCTTATTAATTACAACACCATCTATTTTAAAAGTAATATTACCAGTTGCATCAACCGGCAATGTTACAATAATCGTTTCACTCACACCAAAAATAACATCCTCAATATTAACATTCATAACCGCAGGCTTTACTGTAATCACATCAAATTTAGTTATATTCTTATAAATAACAGTCACATCATACTTACCTACACTAGTAACAACCGGCAATTTAGCAATACCATTTACATCAGTAGTTAAATATATTGTTCGATTCTGGAATAAAACAGTTAAATTAGCATGTTCATAAGGATTACCCTCACTATCAAATAAACCAATAATATAATAACCCACCTCATGCTCATTAATATCCAAACAACTACAATTGATAACAGCCTTTCCTTCAATAAAAGTTGTCACATTCCAAGAAGCATAGGAATAATGACTATCCCCACCATAATGCACATAAATATAATTCACACCTCTCTTGAATTTAACAGAAAAATTACATGACCCATTAGTCAAATTCATAATCAACATATCATTATTAATATACAATCTCACCTCACCAGTACAATCAACATAATCTGTTTTAACAAAAACATTACCAGTCAAATCATCATTACTAATAAACACTGACAAAGCAGTAGTCCTCATAGAAACAGTAAAAGTAGCACTGGCACTAGATTGATCATATTTTTCATCACCAGGATAAAAAACACTAACATGATATGTACCATTACTAAGATTAGTAATAGTAATCGGAGTCACAGTATTGTTAATGAAAACTGTAATATTCTCACCATTAATAGATAATTTTGCCTCCCCGCGAACATCCCCTGGATCAATTGTAAGATTAATAATTGCATCCTCACCAGCACCAATATCCTCAACATTTAAAGTTAAATTGGTTTTCCATTTACTCACAATAAAAGTAGTATATGCAACACCACCCTCATAATACTCATCACTATCAAAAACCACACTAATATTATACACACCAACATTTCTCCTAATTTTTAAAATCCTCATAGACTGAGTACTGGCATCTTTAGCAAAATGTCCATTAACATATAACTTACCATTTAATTTCGCAGAACCCGGTGAAATAGTAATAATTATCTGACCCTCTTCACCATATTTAACTTCAGGAGCAACTACACTAATATTAGTAGGTATCTTATACACAGAAAAAACAAAACACCGCTTCAATATTTTAAAATACTCACCATCACCACCATAATCAATCCACATAGTATAATTATTAGGTTTTAATACATCAGGAATAGTAAAACTGCACTCAGAATCTTTCAGACCCAATATAACTTTCTTATTATTATATCTCAAAGTTATATTCCCAGTCGGTTGCATGGTGAGATTTCCATTGATTTTCACATGAAACGTTATATTCCCATCATTATATGTTATATTATTATAACATACATCCATTTCAGCAAATTCTTTACCCACATCAACCAAAGCACTACTCTTAAAATTCAAAATATTACTATAAATAACATATTCACCTTTAACATGAGTATAATTGAAACTAAACGTATACTTATCTTTTAAAAGAGTGGTTATATTCTTATACTCACCATTCTCATCAATTGTTGTAATAGTTGTATTTAACCCAGGTGTTAATAACTTATCCCAATCATTAAAAACCATATAATCAACACCATTAGTCAAACCCAAAGACAAAGTAATATTCCTAGTTTCATTAAGCTTAATCGGAACATACTCATCAAAATAAGGAACAAAATAATAATTAGGATTCGCATGTATAATAACACTAGACGGATTCAAACAGTAGAAATTATAATTAATATTGCATACTCCATCCATAGTATTATATAACAAACTGCATGGGTCATGAGGGCTTCCAGTATAATATTGTGTGTTTAGCAGGTAATTGTACATATATGTTAACTTTCCAGTGTTGTAAATGTTTATTGAACCTTCACCACCCCAAAAAGCATCCCAGTCTTCCGGTTTATTGCCATCAAGAATACAACTTGTTATTTCCATTTCTCCCCTATTTTTGATTGTACCATAATACATGGCCCAATTATTATTGCTTCCTCTAGTTATGGTGTTGTTTTTTATTATTGTTTTTGTTATTGTGGCTTTTCCGGTTTCACTATTGGAAATTACTCCACTATCGATATTAATGAAATATATGAATATTTGTCCATTTGGTTGTTTTACCTCTTTTACATCATATACTGCACTTTTAGCATGGTTATTGATGATTTCACTATTTGATATTGTCATTATTCCATTATTGTGTACTCCAACACCAGCAGCAAAATAATCTATCCCATAGCATTCACTTATTATTGTATTATTTATTGTTAATGTTCCATCATTATAAATTCCCCCTTTACAATGAATTCCAATTCCTGATTTAGTAATAATCGAACTGTCAATACTACATTCTCCTTTATTATATATTGCTCCACCCCCCAACAAATTATTGCATCGTGTGTTATTAATCAGTGAACTTATAATAATTAACCGATTATTATTGTATATTGCTCCCCCAGCGTTGCCCTTGGTTGTGTGAATTGTTGAATTTATAATAGTCAAGGAATTATTATTGTATAATGTTCCTCCATCATTTCCTGTAATTTTCTGGAATGTGGAGTTTAATATTGTCAAATCCTTGTTGTTGTATATTACACCCCCATTACTTCCTGTAATTTTCTGGAATGTGGAGTTTAATATTGTCAAATCCTTGTTGTTGTATATTACACCCCCATTACTTCCAACTACATTTTCAAACCTAGAATCAATAACAATAGATTGATTATTATTGTATATCACTCCACCATTCATTGTTTTACTGATGCTTTGTATTTTGTAGTTGTTGTATTTGTATTTTTCACTTAATTGTTGATTAGTAGATATTATATAAATTGCTCGGCTGCTGGTTGAGATTATATTTTCAAATAAAGTATTATTTAGAGAAATTTCCCCATCATTATATATTATCCTGTAGTTGATATTGGTGAAATTAACATTATTGGCATATAATTTTCCAGTACTATATATTATTCCTTTTAAATTAGTTGTTTCAGTTGGATAATTATAAGGCAAATAATGATTATTGTTATTGAATGCAGTATTTGTGATTTTTAATGTTTTAGTGTTGATTATCAAACCGTCATTGTCTGTTGGTCTTGTTTGGTAGAATTGATTTATATCTTCGATTTTACAATTTTCAAGTTCTAATTCTCCATTATTACTTATCAAACCAAGACTATTATCTTTAAAACTGCAATTAATTAATTTTAAATTCCCTTTATTGGAAATAATGTAGTGGTTGTTACCAATAAATGTTAAATTGACAAATGTAACTTGAGTATTGGGTTGTATTTCCAATAATGTTTGTGTTTTTTCTAAAATAAATGAAACATTTTTCCCAGTTATTGTAATATTTTTATTTATTTGTATTGTTTCTGTTGTATCTTGTATAATGTTTATATTGTTTAAAAATATGGTTCCATTATCTTTTACATAATATATGGCTTTTTTTAAAGAGTTAATAGTATTATTCCATGTTTCATTAGAAAAATATATGTTATCTATGTTTATTTGAGTGTTGTTTAAGTTAGTTACATAAATATTTTTTATTTTTTCAAAATGTAGAGTGTTAGAATATGTTCCAAATAAATATGTTGTTAAATAACTATTGTCATGTACAGAATAATTGAATAATACATTTGCATTATACTTAACACTATTTCCAAAGATTGAGACTATTCCTAATTCAGGTAGATTTTGTTCACCTATGTTTAGTGTTTTTATTATAGCATCGTTTTCATAAATGGTTATATTATGTGATTTAAATTCGTCAGTATGTTCCAATACTGTGAATGAGAATTGCATATTTATTGTTATGTTTCCAGTTGTTTCTAATTTTTGTGTATCATTTACAGATATTATAATCTTCGTACCATCTATTAAGAAATTTGATAATTTATCATTGCCCCTATTATTTTGCATTTGTACTTTGTTTTCATTGCTAAAGGATTTTGTTAATATCTCATTTTGATAATTATCATCTTCTAATAAAAGTTCATGGTTAGTTTGATTTATTTTAGAGTCTTTTGATAATATTTTTTCAGAATTCTCATAATTATTTTGTATATGGTTACTTATTTCAATAGGATTTTCATTACTTATTTCCAAACCATCATTATTGTTTTCAATTGCACTAATACTAGCCATATTCACTAGTATTAATAAAATAATGATTATTAATATATATCTTTTTATTTTCATTTTTATTCTACCCCCATCCATCATTTTTCTCATTGTGGAACCATGTATAAAAATTCATATATATTTTAATATAAGTTAAGATAAGTTTATATATGTTTTCATATATATCATAATTCATTAGATAATTATTCAAATGTATTTTAATAATATTATATAAAGGATACTTTAATATTAATATCATAAAAATTAATCATTTGAAAAAATTGTTTAATAAAAAAACTTAAAGGTAGATAGAAAACATGAAATATAAAAACATTTTATTTTCAATAGTGTTCATCATGTTTATTGTAGGAATCGGTTGTGTTTCTGCACAAAACATAGATGACACAAGTGATTTATCAACTAATGATGTAGATGATGCAATTCCATCTGACTCATTAAACGATGAATTAAATACCGATGAAAGTAATTTATTATCTAATCCAACAAATCCTCCTGTGACAAGTTGGTCTGAATTAGGTAATAAAGTAAGTGGAACTAGCGGAGATGATACTGTATATATTGGAGCTAATTTAACTCCTACTGGACAAATTGTCATTAGACATAATGTAACAATTATTGGTTCTGATAATACGTATATCGGTGGAAGCAGTTCTAATAATGCTGTAAGTTATAGTTATATTCCAATCTATTCTAGTGCTAGTGGTTTATCTATAACTTTGAAAAATATAAAATTCCAAAATTGTGGAGGAAACATCCTCATGCAATTCAGTGGAAATGGAAACTATAACATAGAAAATTGTACTTTTGAAAACTGCACTGCAACAGGAAGTCACCAATCAATTGTATACCTTAATTATGGACATGCCAATATTACTAACTGTACTTTTAAAAAATGTACAACAAGCTATGGTACAG contains:
- a CDS encoding Ig-like domain repeat protein, translating into MASISAIENNNDGLEISNENPIEISNHIQNNYENSEKILSKDSKINQTNHELLLEDDNYQNEILTKSFSNENKVQMQNNRGNDKLSNFLIDGTKIIISVNDTQKLETTGNITINMQFSFTVLEHTDEFKSHNITIYENDAIIKTLNIGEQNLPELGIVSIFGNSVKYNANVLFNYSVHDNSYLTTYLFGTYSNTLHFEKIKNIYVTNLNNTQINIDNIYFSNETWNNTINSLKKAIYYVKDNGTIFLNNINIIQDTTETIQINKNITITGKNVSFILEKTQTLLEIQPNTQVTFVNLTFIGNNHYIISNKGNLKLINCSFKDNSLGLISNNGELELENCKIEDINQFYQTRPTDNDGLIINTKTLKITNTAFNNNNHYLPYNYPTETTNLKGIIYSTGKLYANNVNFTNINYRIIYNDGEISLNNTLFENIISTSSRAIYIISTNQQLSEKYKYNNYKIQSISKTMNGGVIYNNNQSIVIDSRFENVVGSNGGVIYNNKDLTILNSTFQKITGSNGGVIYNNKDLTILNSTFQKITGNDGGTLYNNNSLTIINSTIHTTKGNAGGAIYNNNRLIIISSLINNTRCNNLLGGGAIYNKGECSIDSSIITKSGIGIHCKGGIYNDGTLTINNTIISECYGIDYFAAGVGVHNNGIMTISNSEIINNHAKSAVYDVKEVKQPNGQIFIYFINIDSGVISNSETGKATITKTIIKNNTITRGSNNNWAMYYGTIKNRGEMEITSCILDGNKPEDWDAFWGGEGSINIYNTGKLTYMYNYLLNTQYYTGSPHDPCSLLYNTMDGVCNINYNFYCLNPSSVIIHANPNYYFVPYFDEYVPIKLNETRNITLSLGLTNGVDYMVFNDWDKLLTPGLNTTITTIDENGEYKNITTLLKDKYTFSFNYTHVKGEYVIYSNILNFKSSALVDVGKEFAEMDVCYNNITYNDGNITFHVKINGNLTMQPTGNITLRYNNKKVILGLKDSECSFTIPDVLKPNNYTMWIDYGGDGEYFKILKRCFVFSVYKIPTNISVVAPEVKYGEEGQIIITISPGSAKLNGKLYVNGHFAKDASTQSMRILKIRRNVGVYNISVVFDSDEYYEGGVAYTTFIVSKWKTNLTLNVEDIGAGEDAIINLTIDPGDVRGEAKLSINGENITVFINNTVTPITITNLSNGTYHVSVFYPGDEKYDQSSASATFTVSMRTTALSVFISNDDLTGNVFVKTDYVDCTGEVRLYINNDMLIMNLTNGSCNFSVKFKRGVNYIYVHYGGDSHYSYASWNVTTFIEGKAVINCSCLDINEHEVGYYIIGLFDSEGNPYEHANLTVLFQNRTIYLTTDVNGIAKLPVVTSVGKYDVTVIYKNITKFDVITVKPAVMNVNIEDVIFGVSETIIVTLPVDATGNITFKIDGVVINKALVNGRVNVSISDLSLGEHDLVICYGGDCKYTNQTVSTKFSIKSHLSQIVVSASEFISYGEDIVVRATVTSGASGTVVFTLNNQVKILNLTGNQVSAVFRNIPAGEYLLSAKYNGDEIYQGSTNAVKVNVKKAKPSLMVNTSSLVLNKNIRIDAFLNVDAKGNVTFHIQGQYSPRNKTVSGGVSSWLISPLGKGSYNLIVTYCGDDNYESETISKILILNQIESVLKVSIASINEDDDLMVHVNLVDGYNRKITGDVVLEINGIIYKVVVVNGVGFRNLGEFKNGFYNFTATYQGSDSNAMAMAAGNFNVKLDNYRIFGNKDVIQYYGGYKNYKLRILNNNVPVKNAIVTIKINKRSVKVKSDGNGYVNLRLELKVGKYMITAIYKGVRVKNKIIVKPTLITKNKVVRKGKTLIYSAKLLDKKGVKLKYKRVVFKFKGRKYVVRTNNFGVAKIKLGSLKVGKYKIKTFYGGVKNTNVIKVKK